The following proteins come from a genomic window of Kocuria palustris:
- the rsmA gene encoding 16S rRNA (adenine(1518)-N(6)/adenine(1519)-N(6))-dimethyltransferase RsmA: MSDVQSPDAPEPAVLPLLGPAEIRELAEAAGIRPTKTLGQNFVIDPNTIRRIVAAARLDAGHDDGPVDTVLEVGPGLGSLTLGLLDAAQHVVAVEIDPPLAERLPHTVARFRPESVERLEVVLADALQVDSLPRQPQALVANLPYNVAVPVLLNLLARFPSIRQGLVMVQDEVADRLAARPGSKVYGVPSVKASWHAEVVKAGVIGTQVFWPAPRISSGLVRFRRRAEPLARIGAAEALGLTGAAGEAAERDAVFAVVDAAFAQRRKTLRAALSGWAGSGALAEEILVEAGIAPSERGEKLDVLGFARIAAAGAARGIIGGPRSSKESL, encoded by the coding sequence ATGTCGGACGTGCAGAGCCCTGATGCCCCGGAACCCGCCGTCCTCCCGCTGCTCGGCCCCGCCGAGATCCGGGAGCTGGCCGAGGCCGCCGGCATCCGCCCCACCAAGACCCTGGGGCAGAACTTCGTGATCGACCCGAACACGATCCGCCGGATCGTCGCCGCCGCGCGGCTGGACGCCGGCCACGACGACGGCCCCGTCGACACCGTCCTGGAGGTCGGCCCGGGTCTCGGCTCGCTGACGCTAGGGCTGCTGGATGCCGCGCAGCACGTGGTCGCGGTGGAGATCGATCCGCCCCTGGCCGAGCGGCTGCCGCACACCGTCGCCCGCTTCCGCCCGGAGTCCGTCGAGCGCCTCGAGGTCGTGCTGGCCGATGCCCTGCAGGTCGACTCTCTGCCGCGGCAGCCGCAGGCGCTCGTGGCCAACCTGCCGTACAACGTGGCCGTGCCGGTCCTGCTGAACCTGCTCGCCCGCTTCCCCTCGATCCGCCAGGGGCTGGTTATGGTCCAGGACGAGGTCGCCGACCGCCTGGCGGCCCGCCCCGGCTCCAAGGTCTACGGGGTCCCCTCGGTCAAGGCGTCCTGGCACGCCGAGGTGGTCAAGGCCGGGGTGATCGGCACCCAGGTCTTCTGGCCGGCGCCGCGGATCAGCTCGGGGCTGGTGCGCTTCCGCCGCCGCGCCGAGCCGCTGGCGCGCATCGGTGCAGCCGAGGCCCTGGGCCTGACCGGAGCGGCGGGGGAGGCCGCCGAGCGCGACGCCGTCTTCGCCGTGGTGGATGCCGCCTTCGCCCAGCGCCGCAAGACCCTGCGCGCCGCGCTGTCGGGATGGGCAGGATCCGGAGCGCTCGCCGAGGAGATCCTGGTCGAGGCGGGGATCGCCCCGTCCGAGCGCGGCGAGAAGCTCGACGTGCTGGGCTTCGCGCGCATCGCCGCAGCCGGTGCCGCCCGCGGCATCATCGGCGGGCCGCGCAGCTCGAAGGAGTCGCTGTGA
- the rsmI gene encoding 16S rRNA (cytidine(1402)-2'-O)-methyltransferase: MSTDRNAPADRHDSARIAGLPQGGCLVLAATPIGNLGDASDRLKAALSIADVVAAEDTRRTRRLASGLGIEITGRLVAHHEHNEESSSQQLLDEVRSGSMVVVVSDAGMPTVSDPGYRVAAAAAAQDLPVTSLPGPSAVLTALAVSGLPSDRFAFEGFLPRKPGARSAHLAELAGEKRTMVFYEAPHRIAAMIEAMAEAFGPERPAAIARELTKVYEEVLRGSLGELHERIREDGLRGEIVVVVQGAPAAEPEEAADLVGLVEQEVARGTRLKDAAGQIAAAHGVSRRDLYEAVLAARS; encoded by the coding sequence GTGAGCACCGATCGCAACGCCCCCGCTGACCGCCACGACTCCGCTCGGATCGCGGGGCTGCCCCAGGGCGGCTGCCTGGTCCTGGCCGCCACCCCGATCGGCAACCTGGGCGATGCCTCCGACCGGCTGAAGGCCGCCCTGTCCATCGCCGACGTCGTCGCTGCGGAGGACACGCGCCGCACCCGTCGTCTGGCCTCGGGACTGGGGATCGAGATCACGGGACGGCTGGTGGCTCATCACGAGCACAACGAGGAGTCCAGCTCCCAGCAGCTGCTCGACGAGGTGCGCAGCGGCTCGATGGTCGTGGTGGTCTCCGACGCAGGCATGCCGACCGTCTCCGATCCCGGCTACCGGGTCGCGGCCGCCGCCGCTGCCCAGGACCTGCCGGTCACGTCGCTGCCGGGTCCGTCGGCCGTGCTCACGGCGCTCGCGGTCTCGGGGCTGCCCAGTGACCGCTTCGCCTTCGAGGGCTTCCTGCCGCGCAAGCCCGGGGCCCGTTCCGCGCATCTGGCGGAGCTGGCCGGGGAGAAGCGCACGATGGTCTTCTATGAGGCCCCGCACCGGATCGCGGCGATGATCGAGGCGATGGCCGAGGCCTTCGGCCCGGAGCGTCCTGCGGCCATCGCCCGCGAGCTGACCAAGGTCTACGAGGAGGTCCTGCGCGGGAGCCTGGGCGAGCTGCACGAGCGGATCCGCGAGGACGGTCTGCGCGGGGAGATCGTCGTGGTGGTCCAGGGAGCTCCGGCAGCCGAGCCTGAGGAGGCTGCGGATCTGGTGGGACTGGTGGAGCAGGAGGTCGCACGCGGGACCCGGCTCAAGGACGCCGCCGGTCAGATCGCCGCCGCGCACGGAGTCTCGAGGCGGGATCTCTACGAGGCGGTGCTCGCCGCTCGGTCCTGA
- the purE gene encoding 5-(carboxyamino)imidazole ribonucleotide mutase encodes MGSDSDWSVMEAAAQVLDELGISCEVDVVSAHRMPSEMLDYGSSAEMRGLRVIIAGAGGAAHLPGMIAATTPLPVIGVPVPLKTLDGLDSLLSIVQMPAGVPVATVSIGGARNAGLLAARILASGTDDRARQLRRDLNSFAADLNASAQDKGRALRRRLAE; translated from the coding sequence ATGGGATCGGACTCGGACTGGTCCGTCATGGAGGCCGCCGCCCAGGTCCTCGACGAGCTCGGCATCTCCTGCGAGGTCGATGTGGTCTCCGCGCACCGCATGCCCTCCGAGATGCTCGACTACGGCTCCTCGGCCGAGATGCGCGGGCTGCGCGTGATCATCGCCGGTGCCGGCGGAGCAGCCCACCTCCCCGGCATGATCGCCGCGACCACGCCGCTGCCGGTGATCGGCGTGCCCGTGCCGCTGAAGACGCTCGACGGCCTCGACTCGCTGCTGTCCATCGTGCAGATGCCCGCCGGTGTCCCGGTGGCGACCGTCTCGATCGGAGGCGCCCGCAACGCCGGCCTGCTGGCGGCTCGCATCCTGGCCTCCGGCACCGACGACCGCGCCCGCCAGCTGCGCCGCGACCTCAACTCCTTCGCCGCCGACCTCAACGCCTCCGCTCAGGACAAGGGACGCGCGCTGCGTCGCCGTCTCGCCGAGTGA
- a CDS encoding DUF1461 domain-containing protein has translation MSRSRPARPQQPLTSGAQWAHLGPAVSAQSSSEQLASSGWPDASRAADGSTSGPVEPWSDAGRQNVSPHSAEQPRTHDRSEPESPGLGSTAHAPEARSGGSRRAEEQGGRLGALGVLTRVLVALAVPLSLLVVSIRLVATPLFLWIEYHRPGFPEDPYGFQAEDRMILGSHGMDYVLNWAPGPFLGEVRTSSGRPWFTPEEVSHMTDVKWVLQIGLWAGAVVVLAALVLGLLRRRDRDGLLTSVAVGGWLTVIAAAALAVGAALGWQQFFAGFHSLFFSDGTWTFSNADTLIRLYPTQFWMDAAGTIAVITVCGSVLAAVLAQRARSGRPGRRRA, from the coding sequence GTGAGCCGGTCGCGTCCGGCTCGCCCCCAGCAGCCGCTGACCTCCGGAGCGCAGTGGGCCCACCTGGGCCCGGCGGTCTCCGCGCAGAGCAGTTCCGAGCAGCTGGCCTCCTCCGGGTGGCCTGACGCTTCACGCGCGGCGGACGGCTCGACGAGCGGGCCCGTCGAGCCCTGGAGCGATGCTGGTCGGCAGAACGTCTCCCCGCACTCCGCCGAGCAGCCCCGCACACATGATCGATCGGAGCCGGAGTCTCCGGGCCTCGGCAGCACGGCGCATGCGCCCGAGGCCCGTTCGGGCGGCTCCCGTCGAGCGGAGGAGCAGGGCGGGCGACTGGGCGCACTGGGGGTGCTGACCCGCGTGCTCGTGGCACTGGCGGTGCCGCTGTCGCTGCTGGTGGTGAGCATCCGCCTGGTGGCCACGCCGCTGTTCCTGTGGATCGAGTACCACCGCCCGGGCTTCCCCGAGGATCCCTACGGGTTCCAGGCCGAGGACCGCATGATCCTGGGCTCCCACGGCATGGACTACGTCCTCAACTGGGCCCCGGGGCCGTTCCTGGGGGAGGTGCGCACCTCGTCCGGGCGGCCATGGTTCACGCCGGAGGAGGTCTCCCACATGACCGACGTGAAGTGGGTCCTGCAGATCGGCCTGTGGGCGGGGGCCGTGGTCGTCCTGGCGGCACTCGTGCTGGGCCTGCTGCGCCGCCGCGACCGCGACGGCCTGCTCACCTCCGTGGCCGTGGGCGGCTGGCTGACCGTGATCGCCGCCGCAGCTCTGGCGGTGGGGGCGGCACTGGGCTGGCAGCAGTTCTTCGCGGGGTTCCACTCCCTGTTCTTCTCCGATGGCACCTGGACGTTCTCGAACGCCGACACCCTGATCCGGCTCTACCCCACGCAGTTCTGGATGGACGCGGCGGGGACGATCGCCGTGATCACCGTGTGCGGCTCGGTGCTGGCCGCAGTCCTGGCGCAGCGGGCCCGTTCGGGTCGGCCCGGGCGTCGTCGGGCTTGA
- a CDS encoding GtrA family protein: MTVRFKALWDLFIAELMKFGTVGGLAFLVNAAVVWVLMSTVLHDGHLKAKAIATVVATIFSWLANRYWTFKDKRQADTKREAWQFLVANVIGLSIELSCLGVSVYVLGLTSELASFISGTIIGTVLGTVFRYLAYRFWVYAKPLDSEPGFAPSTASEMAAITGSLPVVGQDRARRRTGSTAHGTPGAPEPVMGDDRQGPEAEASDLSSR; this comes from the coding sequence ATGACCGTTCGCTTCAAAGCCCTCTGGGACCTGTTCATCGCGGAGCTGATGAAGTTCGGGACCGTCGGCGGGCTCGCCTTCTTGGTCAATGCGGCAGTGGTCTGGGTTCTGATGTCGACGGTCCTGCACGACGGCCACCTCAAGGCCAAGGCGATCGCCACGGTCGTGGCCACGATCTTCTCCTGGCTGGCCAACCGCTACTGGACCTTCAAGGACAAGCGACAGGCGGACACCAAGCGGGAGGCCTGGCAGTTCCTGGTCGCCAATGTGATCGGCCTGTCCATCGAGCTGTCTTGCCTGGGTGTGAGCGTCTACGTCCTGGGCCTGACCAGTGAGCTCGCCTCGTTCATCTCCGGCACGATCATCGGCACCGTCCTGGGCACCGTCTTCCGGTACCTGGCCTATCGCTTCTGGGTCTACGCCAAGCCGCTGGACAGCGAGCCGGGCTTCGCTCCCTCGACCGCCTCGGAGATGGCGGCGATCACGGGAAGCCTCCCGGTCGTGGGGCAGGACCGGGCTCGTCGCCGCACCGGCAGCACCGCCCACGGGACCCCGGGCGCCCCGGAGCCGGTCATGGGCGATGACCGGCAGGGCCCGGAGGCAGAGGCCTCGGATCTCAGCTCCAGGTGA
- a CDS encoding TatD family hydrolase, whose product MRTSRLNQTLWPDPAQRPATVPGQTPEAYRPEHYELPEDEASGPGTRRRGESAESGHKRDLSFPEAPEPLPVPIVDNHTHIDIQDGRVHIGIPDALDVAEDLGIRGIVQVGCDLPSSRWAVEAAEADERILAAVAIHPNDAPGLAQKGELQDALSVLDELAGHERTRAIGETGLDYFRTGKDHHELQHESFREHIRLAKEHGLAMQIHDRDAHDDVVRILLEEGAPERTVFHCFSGDAELARICNEHGWYMSFAGTVTFKNSHGVQAGLREARPELVMVETDAPFLTPHPYRGRPNASYLAVQTARWIAEHLETPLEQLCERVDRTSREVYGEH is encoded by the coding sequence ATGAGAACCTCCCGCCTGAACCAGACGCTGTGGCCGGATCCCGCCCAGCGCCCCGCGACCGTCCCCGGGCAGACCCCGGAGGCCTACCGGCCCGAGCACTACGAGCTGCCCGAGGACGAGGCCTCGGGGCCGGGCACGCGTCGCCGGGGCGAGTCGGCGGAGTCCGGGCACAAGCGCGACCTGAGCTTCCCCGAGGCCCCCGAGCCGCTGCCCGTGCCCATCGTGGACAACCACACGCACATCGACATCCAGGACGGCCGGGTGCACATCGGCATCCCGGATGCCCTGGACGTCGCCGAGGACCTCGGCATCCGGGGGATCGTGCAGGTCGGCTGCGACCTCCCGTCGTCGCGCTGGGCGGTGGAGGCCGCCGAAGCGGACGAGCGGATCCTGGCCGCCGTGGCGATCCACCCCAACGACGCTCCCGGGCTGGCGCAGAAGGGCGAGCTCCAGGACGCCCTGTCGGTGCTGGACGAGCTCGCCGGGCATGAGCGCACGCGGGCCATCGGAGAGACCGGGCTGGACTACTTCCGCACCGGCAAGGACCACCACGAGCTGCAGCACGAGTCCTTCCGCGAGCACATCCGCCTGGCCAAGGAGCACGGGCTGGCCATGCAGATCCACGACCGCGACGCCCACGACGACGTCGTGCGGATCCTGCTCGAGGAGGGCGCCCCGGAGCGCACGGTCTTCCACTGCTTCTCCGGCGATGCCGAGCTGGCCCGGATCTGCAACGAGCACGGCTGGTACATGTCCTTCGCGGGCACGGTGACCTTCAAGAACTCCCACGGTGTCCAGGCGGGGCTGCGGGAAGCTCGGCCCGAGCTGGTCATGGTCGAGACCGACGCCCCGTTCCTCACCCCGCACCCCTACCGCGGTCGGCCGAACGCGTCGTACCTGGCGGTGCAGACGGCGCGCTGGATCGCCGAGCATCTCGAGACGCCCCTCGAGCAGCTGTGCGAGCGGGTGGATCGCACCTCGCGCGAGGTCTACGGCGAGCACTGA
- a CDS encoding dolichyl-phosphate-mannose--protein mannosyltransferase → MISVSPSHSAPPPARPPTTSMAVLDSAAWTPRRSAPTEAELRERLLPRTPLSLSRLWLLPLLSILLGAFLRFWHLGQPQDIAFDETYYVKDSWAIMLSGYEREWPDDADAGFAAGTPPEPLEAPSYAVHPPLGKILIGLGMRLFGAGDAFGWRFSSAVAGTLMIVLVVIAAALLFRSPIVSAIAGLALSVDGLHIAHSRLALLDIFLALFVLLAFVLLLLDRQDARKRLARRMSARSVRWGLGLGVRWWRIAAGVSCGLAVAVKWNALYFVAALGLLTVIWDLTARRAAGVRLWLPSGLLRDGIPAFLSMIPVALAVYLATWTGWFRSTGGYRRQWAAEHPDDGPQWLPAPLRSLWEYHVSAYDFHQGLSSEHTYMSQPWDWMFLGRPTSYFYESLGQGQSGCEAAKCSQQIFNQGNPGIWWAGLIALVVAVVVVAVRRDWRMASLLSLIAVGWLPWLMYPERTKFFFYALPYLPFLVLVLAGVAGLLLPGPHTRPWPARIGWIVVGLWLCAVLALAVFFWPLWSAQVLPYDHWRARMWFDNWI, encoded by the coding sequence ATGATCTCCGTGTCCCCCTCGCACTCAGCGCCGCCGCCGGCCCGTCCTCCCACGACCTCGATGGCCGTCCTCGACTCGGCCGCCTGGACTCCGCGCCGGTCCGCGCCCACGGAGGCCGAGCTGCGTGAACGGCTTCTGCCGCGCACGCCGCTGAGCCTGTCCCGGCTGTGGCTGCTGCCGCTGCTGAGCATCCTGCTGGGGGCCTTCCTGCGCTTCTGGCACCTGGGACAGCCGCAGGACATCGCCTTCGACGAGACCTACTACGTCAAGGACTCCTGGGCGATCATGCTCTCGGGCTACGAGCGCGAGTGGCCCGACGACGCCGATGCCGGCTTCGCCGCCGGAACCCCTCCCGAGCCGCTGGAGGCGCCCTCCTATGCGGTGCATCCGCCGCTGGGCAAGATCCTGATCGGGCTGGGCATGCGTCTCTTCGGCGCCGGCGATGCCTTCGGCTGGCGCTTCTCCTCCGCCGTGGCGGGGACGCTGATGATCGTGCTGGTGGTGATCGCCGCCGCCCTGCTGTTCCGCTCCCCCATCGTCTCGGCCATCGCCGGGCTGGCGCTGTCCGTCGACGGGCTGCACATCGCCCATTCGCGCCTGGCCCTGCTGGATATCTTCCTGGCGCTGTTCGTCCTGCTGGCCTTCGTGCTGCTGCTGCTCGACCGCCAGGACGCCCGAAAGCGCCTGGCCCGACGGATGAGCGCCCGGAGCGTCCGCTGGGGCCTCGGGCTCGGCGTGCGCTGGTGGCGGATCGCCGCCGGCGTCTCCTGCGGGCTCGCCGTGGCCGTGAAGTGGAACGCCCTCTACTTCGTGGCCGCCCTGGGCCTGCTCACGGTGATCTGGGACCTCACGGCACGGCGCGCCGCTGGTGTGAGGCTCTGGCTGCCGTCGGGGCTGCTGCGCGACGGCATCCCGGCCTTCCTGTCCATGATCCCCGTGGCGCTGGCGGTGTACCTGGCCACCTGGACGGGCTGGTTCCGCTCCACCGGCGGCTACCGCAGGCAGTGGGCCGCCGAGCACCCCGACGACGGCCCGCAGTGGCTTCCGGCCCCGCTGCGCTCGCTGTGGGAGTACCACGTCTCCGCCTACGACTTCCATCAGGGGCTCTCCTCCGAGCACACCTACATGTCCCAGCCGTGGGACTGGATGTTCCTGGGCCGGCCGACGTCGTACTTCTACGAGTCCCTGGGCCAGGGCCAGTCCGGCTGCGAGGCCGCCAAGTGCTCGCAGCAGATCTTCAACCAGGGCAACCCCGGGATCTGGTGGGCGGGCCTCATCGCTCTCGTCGTGGCCGTCGTGGTCGTGGCGGTGCGCCGCGACTGGCGCATGGCGAGCCTGCTGAGCCTGATCGCGGTCGGGTGGCTGCCGTGGCTGATGTACCCGGAGCGCACCAAGTTCTTCTTCTACGCCCTGCCCTACCTGCCGTTCCTGGTCCTCGTCCTGGCCGGAGTGGCCGGGCTGCTGCTGCCGGGGCCGCACACACGGCCGTGGCCGGCGCGGATCGGCTGGATCGTGGTGGGCCTGTGGCTGTGCGCGGTGCTGGCTCTGGCCGTGTTCTTCTGGCCCCTGTGGAGCGCCCAGGTCCTGCCCTACGACCACTGGCGGGCCCGCATGTGGTTCGACAATTGGATCTGA
- a CDS encoding DUF3499 family protein, which translates to MSTAEAPLDRLCSRQSCRRPARTTLTFVYSDSTAVIGPLSVHAEPHAYDLCVPHAQRMTPPRGWEIVRLEGIPDSQDEEAPAAQRGDLVADSAPLAPLSTLPGAARTHAPAADAGSQTQSPQADDEDAAGDDAPGNPFGSASKGWGRRRRSRLRAVSSSGHQEPAEESVEHGGEASSSAPEEAPVAAIPEHPSVSGGRAAGLRAVSDPVQDREPVQGIDDPGEEGSLHGEDGAFDSLTDEIFASHSTVYVPARRAARPQPEGMRRPHLRRGRS; encoded by the coding sequence ATGAGCACCGCAGAAGCACCGCTGGATCGACTCTGCTCCCGGCAGAGCTGCCGTCGACCCGCGCGGACCACCCTGACGTTCGTGTACTCGGACTCGACCGCTGTCATCGGACCGCTGTCGGTGCATGCGGAGCCGCACGCGTATGACCTGTGCGTTCCGCACGCCCAGCGCATGACCCCTCCGCGCGGCTGGGAGATCGTCCGCCTCGAGGGCATCCCCGACTCCCAGGACGAGGAGGCGCCCGCGGCTCAGCGCGGTGACCTCGTGGCGGATTCCGCGCCGCTGGCGCCGCTGAGCACGCTGCCCGGTGCCGCACGGACCCACGCGCCTGCCGCGGACGCCGGATCGCAGACGCAGAGTCCGCAGGCCGATGACGAGGACGCCGCCGGGGATGATGCCCCGGGGAACCCCTTCGGCTCCGCCTCCAAGGGGTGGGGCCGCAGGCGTCGTTCCCGGCTGAGGGCCGTGAGCTCCTCGGGGCACCAGGAGCCGGCCGAGGAGTCCGTCGAGCACGGCGGCGAGGCATCGTCCTCCGCGCCGGAGGAAGCCCCGGTCGCTGCGATTCCCGAGCACCCGAGCGTGTCGGGCGGGCGCGCGGCTGGGCTGCGCGCCGTCTCCGATCCCGTGCAGGACCGGGAGCCCGTCCAGGGCATCGACGATCCGGGCGAGGAGGGCTCCCTCCACGGCGAGGACGGCGCCTTCGACTCCCTGACGGATGAGATCTTCGCCAGCCACAGCACGGTGTACGTGCCCGCACGCCGAGCAGCGCGCCCCCAGCCCGAGGGGATGCGCCGCCCGCACCTGCGCCGCGGGCGCTCCTGA
- a CDS encoding WhiB family transcriptional regulator → MAEPARSRAELSEPARRRRGARAVPQDWFLDPVDGDSASAAPARRLSGLSDTESADFQDASEVPGSIWQAVAGVYGVDDDEGELTWQTDALCAQTDPEAFFPEKGGSTRDAKRVCSACPVRDECLDYAMAHDEKFGIWGGLSERERRRLRRAGR, encoded by the coding sequence ATGGCAGAGCCCGCACGAAGTCGCGCAGAGCTGTCCGAGCCCGCCCGCCGCCGCCGCGGCGCCCGCGCAGTGCCGCAGGACTGGTTCCTGGACCCGGTCGACGGCGATTCCGCCTCCGCGGCGCCCGCGCGGCGTCTGAGCGGGCTGTCGGATACGGAGAGCGCGGATTTCCAGGATGCCTCCGAGGTCCCCGGCTCCATCTGGCAGGCCGTGGCCGGCGTCTACGGCGTGGACGACGACGAGGGCGAGCTCACCTGGCAGACCGATGCCCTGTGCGCTCAGACCGATCCCGAGGCCTTCTTCCCGGAGAAGGGCGGCTCGACCCGCGACGCCAAGCGCGTGTGCTCCGCCTGCCCGGTGCGCGATGAGTGCCTGGACTACGCCATGGCCCACGACGAGAAGTTCGGCATCTGGGGCGGGCTCTCCGAGCGCGAGCGCCGTCGTCTGCGCCGCGCCGGGCGCTGA
- a CDS encoding 5-(carboxyamino)imidazole ribonucleotide synthase: protein MNDDSSQSPDPAADSRRFAPTGPVIGVVGGGQLARMMGPAATELGIELRVLAESQDAGAVPAAASHQVGPGDDLEALRAFAQGLDALTFDHEHVPNAHLEALLADGVVVEPRPHALIHAQDKIVMRRAVERLGLPNPRWAEVSDAEDLVAFADGRWPVILKTPRGGYDGKGVLVVRSQDEARTGTAAEWFGRAESPLLAEEAVDFARELSAQVARRRSGEQRCWPVVESIQVDGVCDEVISPAPNLAPDEIATAQRIALELSEQLDVTGVMAVELFQTRDGRLLVNELAMRPHNSGHWSMDGAVTGQFEQHLRAVLDLPLGSPEPLASVAVMKNILGGEQPNLFAGLTQAMSEHPRAKIHLYGKSVKPGRKVGHVNALSRREDPADGSVTAEVRALASAAAAVVRDGR from the coding sequence ATGAACGACGACAGCAGCCAGAGCCCCGATCCCGCAGCCGACTCCCGGCGCTTCGCCCCCACCGGACCCGTGATCGGCGTGGTCGGCGGAGGCCAGCTCGCCCGCATGATGGGCCCGGCCGCCACGGAGCTGGGCATCGAGCTGCGGGTGCTGGCGGAGTCGCAGGATGCCGGGGCCGTTCCGGCCGCGGCCTCGCATCAGGTGGGCCCAGGAGATGACCTCGAGGCCCTGCGCGCCTTCGCCCAGGGCCTGGACGCGCTGACCTTCGATCACGAGCACGTCCCGAACGCCCACCTGGAGGCCCTGCTGGCCGACGGCGTCGTCGTCGAGCCCCGCCCCCATGCCCTGATCCACGCCCAGGACAAGATCGTGATGCGCCGGGCTGTCGAGCGCCTGGGCCTGCCGAACCCGCGCTGGGCCGAGGTCTCGGACGCCGAGGACCTCGTGGCCTTCGCCGACGGCCGGTGGCCCGTGATCCTCAAGACGCCGCGGGGCGGCTACGACGGCAAGGGCGTGCTGGTGGTCCGCTCGCAGGACGAGGCCCGCACCGGCACGGCCGCCGAATGGTTCGGCCGCGCCGAGTCCCCGCTGCTGGCGGAGGAGGCCGTCGACTTCGCCCGTGAGCTCTCGGCCCAGGTGGCACGGCGCCGCAGCGGCGAGCAGCGCTGCTGGCCGGTGGTCGAGTCGATCCAGGTCGACGGCGTGTGCGACGAGGTCATCAGCCCCGCCCCGAACCTGGCCCCGGACGAGATCGCGACCGCCCAGCGCATCGCCCTGGAGCTGTCGGAGCAGCTGGATGTGACCGGTGTGATGGCTGTCGAGCTGTTCCAGACCCGCGACGGCAGACTGCTCGTCAACGAGCTGGCCATGCGCCCGCACAACTCCGGGCACTGGTCCATGGACGGCGCCGTGACGGGGCAGTTCGAGCAGCACCTGCGCGCCGTGCTGGACCTGCCCCTGGGATCGCCCGAGCCCCTTGCCTCCGTCGCCGTGATGAAGAACATCCTGGGCGGCGAGCAGCCGAACCTGTTCGCAGGCCTCACCCAGGCGATGTCCGAGCATCCGCGCGCCAAGATCCACCTCTACGGCAAGTCCGTGAAGCCTGGGCGCAAGGTCGGGCACGTCAATGCCCTGTCCAGGCGTGAGGACCCGGCGGACGGCTCCGTGACCGCCGAGGTCCGCGCCCTGGCCTCGGCGGCAGCGGCTGTGGTGCGCGACGGCCGCTGA
- a CDS encoding Trm112 family protein, whose amino-acid sequence MQDSAAQESIERARHRGRGISELSPDLLEILRCPLTRGRLLPLDEHHLMSELPHLEGIHPVYEITDGIPHLLPAQAMADRGPR is encoded by the coding sequence GTGCAGGATTCCGCTGCTCAGGAGTCGATCGAGCGCGCCCGCCACCGCGGGCGAGGGATCTCCGAGCTCTCCCCGGACCTGCTCGAGATCCTGCGCTGCCCGCTGACCCGCGGTCGGCTGCTGCCCCTCGACGAGCATCACCTCATGAGCGAGCTTCCGCACCTGGAGGGGATCCACCCCGTCTACGAGATCACCGACGGCATCCCGCATCTGCTGCCCGCTCAGGCGATGGCGGACCGAGGGCCCCGGTGA
- a CDS encoding TIGR03089 family protein, giving the protein MDDRTDARRPDAEITGLLTRLAQRPTPAVVWYGSDGGRVELSGRVSENWIAKTANLLVDDLGLMPGDRVVLDPALHWRTLVLAAAAWRTGACVVLEPTDGDVRLSALLDRTGAAADALPSPEGSAAAAVAEVEDRLILAYPALAMRLPDDSVLEPGDIDYCAEIRSHGDRWSGASRPADADAALKTSDGALSFAELRDQAEARAAELGSAPVVHVAVDGWDRDALAGLLAIWAAEGTAVLSDRPRDEALQRDLAAERVGLTWS; this is encoded by the coding sequence ATGGACGATCGCACCGATGCACGCCGACCGGATGCCGAGATCACCGGTCTGCTGACCCGCCTGGCCCAGCGCCCCACTCCGGCCGTGGTCTGGTACGGCTCCGATGGAGGCCGGGTCGAGCTGTCCGGTCGCGTGAGCGAGAACTGGATCGCCAAGACCGCGAACCTCCTGGTGGATGATCTGGGCCTGATGCCCGGCGACCGCGTGGTCCTGGATCCCGCGCTGCACTGGCGCACGCTGGTGCTGGCCGCAGCGGCCTGGCGCACCGGGGCCTGCGTGGTGCTGGAGCCCACGGACGGCGACGTCCGGCTCAGCGCTCTGCTCGATCGCACCGGCGCGGCAGCCGATGCGCTCCCCTCGCCCGAAGGATCAGCGGCAGCGGCTGTGGCGGAGGTCGAGGATCGTCTGATCCTGGCCTACCCGGCGCTGGCCATGCGACTGCCGGATGACTCGGTGCTCGAGCCCGGGGACATTGACTACTGCGCCGAGATCCGCTCCCACGGCGACCGGTGGTCGGGGGCCAGCCGGCCCGCAGACGCGGATGCCGCCCTCAAGACGAGCGACGGGGCTCTGAGCTTCGCCGAGCTGCGGGACCAGGCCGAGGCCCGGGCCGCCGAGCTGGGCTCCGCCCCGGTGGTGCACGTGGCCGTCGACGGCTGGGATCGCGATGCTCTGGCGGGACTGCTGGCGATCTGGGCCGCTGAGGGCACAGCAGTGCTCAGCGATCGTCCTCGGGATGAGGCGCTGCAGCGGGATCTGGCCGCCGAGCGCGTGGGACTCACCTGGAGCTGA